From Cervus canadensis isolate Bull #8, Minnesota chromosome 28, ASM1932006v1, whole genome shotgun sequence, one genomic window encodes:
- the LOC122429429 gene encoding putative olfactory receptor 2W6, which yields MGTSNGSSRTDFILLGFSDRPQLEHIISVVAFIFYIITLVGNTTIILVSYLDTQLHTPMYFFLSNLSFLDLCYTTSIIPQMLVNLWGPKKSITYGGCVLQFFFALDLGATECLLLAVMAYDRYAAVCQPLHYTVIMHPELCQKMVLIAWLGGLGSALILCSLTLKLPRCGHREVDNFFCEMPALIKMACVYSKVIEVVVFALGVVFLLVPLSLILISYGVITQAVMRIKSAVRWQKILNTCGSHLTVVSLFYGTIIYMYMKPQTSTSQDEGKFLTLFYTIVTPSLNPLIYTLRNKDVKSAIKRILWI from the coding sequence ATGGGAACCAGCAATGGAAGTTCCAGAACAGACTTCATCCTTCTGGGCTTTTCCGATCGGCCCCAATTGGAACACATCATCTCTGTGGTTGCCTTCATCTTCTATATTATTACACTGGTAGGAAACACAACTATCATTCTTGTATCTTACCTAGACACCCAGCTCCATACGCCCATGTATTTCTTCTTATCCAATTTGTCTTTTTTGGACCTCTGTTACACAACTAGCATTATCCCCCAGATGCTGGTAAATCTGTGGGGTCCAAAAAAGTCTATTACATATGGAGGGTGTGTGCTCCAATTCTTCTTTGCCCTTGACTTGGGAGCCACAGAATGCCTTCTCTTGGCTGTGATGGCTTATGACCGCTATGCTGCTGTCTGTCAACCTCTTCACTACACAGTAATAATGCACCCTGAGCTTTGCCAGAAGATGGTGTTGATTGCCTGGTTAGGTGGTCTTGGCAGTGCCTTAATTCTTTGCTCTTTGACTTTGAAGTTGCCAAGATGTGGGCACCGGGAGGTGGATAATTTTTTCTGTGAGATGCCAGCATTGATCAAGATGGCTTGTGTCTATTCAAAAGTAATTGAAGTTGTTGTCTTTGCTCTTGGAGTGGTATTTCTTCTGGTACCTCTGTCACTAATTCTTATCTCATATGGAGTTATCACTCAAGCTGTCATGAGGATCAAGTCAGCAGTAAGGTGGCAAAAGATCCTTAATACATGTGGTTCCCATCTCACAGTAGTATCTCTGTTTTATGGAACAATCATTTATATGTACATGAAGCCACAAACTAGCACCTCACAAGATGAGGGGAAGTTCCTTACTCTCTTTTACACAATTGTCACACCCAGCCTTAACCCTCTGATATACACTTTAAGAAACAAAGATGTAAAGAGTGCAATAAAGAGAATattgtggatttaa